Sequence from the Actinocatenispora sera genome:
CGTACCCGGCAAGCGCGACCGCGCCGGTCACCATGTTCTTGACGGTCGAGCCGGACAGGTATTCGGCGCCGCCCGTGGACACCTGGACGATCCCGTCACTGCCGGCCTCGGCGAAGCCGCGCAGCGCGGCGTTCAGCGTCTGCGACGAGGTCACGTTGATCGCCGGGTACGCGAAGCTGCCGGCCTTCGCGCGGTCCAGCATCTCGGCGTACACCTCGGGCGTGGCGATGGGCATGAGCGCTCCTTGAGCTGTGTCGTGTCTCGGTCGAGTCTCGCGGGTGCGACCCCGGTACGGGGTCGACACCGGAAGATGGACGCCGCTGTCCCCGGTACGGCCGGTCCGCGACCCGCCGTACCGCGACGTCGAGTATTCCGCACATTCGCCGGCCCGGTGACCTTCGGCGACCGGTACCTCGACCGGCACGCCGACCACCGGCACCGCGGTGACCTCCCGCGGCCCGGAGACCCGGACGGCCCGGTGTCCTCCCGCGGCCGGTAGACCCGGATGCCCCGGCAGCCTCCCGCAGGCCGGAGACCGGACGGCCCGGTGGCCCCCGCGACCGCGAGACCCCGGTGGCGCGGTGGCCTCCGCCCGCGGCGCGGTGACGCGGAGTACGCGCCGGGGCCGGTACCTCGGTGAGGCGCTGCGGGCGGCCGGGGACCCGGTTACGGTTGAGGCGCACACGCAGCGACAGCGGCGGATACCCGCCCCGGCGCGCACGCGCCGGCGAACCGATCTGCGGAGGTGACGCGGTGACCGAGCCGGAACTGGCACCCGACCAGGAGCGCGACCCGAGCGAGTACCGTCCGGGCGAGACACCGCTTGCCGCGCGGATCGAGGCGCCGGACGCCGACTCGCCGGACGACGAGCGGCCCGCCGAGCCCGCCGACGAGGACGAGCCCACGCCGGACATCGGCCTGGAGACGCCCGTCGACGACAGCCTGGAACAGGCTCGCGCGGTCCCCGACGACCCCGACGACTACCGCTGACGTTGTCGCGACAATTCCGGCAGGCTTGCGGTCCGGACCGATCGTTCGGGTCGCTGGCCAGGCTCAGCAGAAGGTGAAGGCGGCGTAGCCGACGACGCGGTCGGGCGGGCCGATGGTGTCGGCGGAGGTGGCGTAGCCGAGCAGGCGCGGTGTCCAGCCCGCCCGGGCGGCGAGCGCGGTGAGGCCGCGCAGGCCGAACACGCCGCAGGCGTCCCGCACCCCGATCCGGTCCGGCGCCCGCTCGGTCACCGCACGGATGGTGGCCGCGTCCTGCTCGCGCGCCTGCGCGTCCGGCTCGTAGTGGGACAGGTCGGTGGAGCACAGCAGCACGGTGCCGGAACGCCGGATACCGGCGGCGAGCAGGTCGGCCACCGCGTCCGCGGGCGTCGGCCCGGCCACCACCGGCAGGATCGGGGTGCCCGGCATGAGCACCGCCTGCAGGAACGGAACCTGTACCTCCAGCGAGTGTTCCGGCTCGTGCGGCTCGTCGTTCGCGGCCGCGGCGCCGGCCTCGATCAGGGTGTTGCGGCCGATGGCGTCGAGCGGGATCTCGCCCAGCGGGGTGGCCCATTTGTCCGCTGTGGACACCGCGCAGCCGGTGAGCCGGACGAAGTGCGCCGGGCCGATCAGCAGTACCCGGGCGATCCGTTCGCCGTGCGCGGCGAGCCGCGCGTACACCTGGGCGGCGGTGGGGCCGGAGAACCGGTACCCGGCGTGCGGCACCACGTACGCCGGGGCGAGCGCCTCATCGGCCGGCACCTCGACGCCGGCCAGCAGCGAGTCGACCAGGCCACGCAGGGTGTCCGGGTCGCTCGGATAGAACTTCCCGGCCACCGCCGGCGGGCGCACCGTCACCGGACACCGCCGGTACCGGAGGCGGGCGACGGAGCGGCGGCGCGGCGGTCGTGCGGGCCGAGGCCGCCGCGCTCGACCAGCCGGACCGGCTGCCGGCGGGAGCCCCAGTCGCCCGGCGGGCCGTCGAACACACCGGCGATCGACGCTCCACAGTGGACGCAGTGCCCGTCGTCGGTCAACCGGTAGTCGCCCAGCACGTACCAGTCGCGAACGATCACCGGTTCGCCGCAGGACGGGCAGTACGTGGTCTGGCCGTCGGCGTCGTGCACGTTGCCGGTGTAGACGTGGTGCAGGCCGCGCTCGCGGGCGATCCGCCGGGCCCGGCGCAGCGTCGCCGGCGGGGTACGCGGGATGTCGCGCATCTTGAAGTCCGGGTGGAACGCGGTGAAGTGCAGCGGCACGTCCGGACCGAGGTGCTCGGCGAACCAGTCGCACTGCCTCGCGATCTCGTCGTCCGAGTCGTTCTGGCCGGGAATCAGCAGCGTCGTCACCTCGAACCAGACGTCGGTCTCCCGCAGGTGATCGAGCGTGTCCAGCACGTTGTCCAGCTTGCCGAACGTGACCTTGCGGTAGAACCGCTCGCTGAACGCCTTCAGGTCGATGTTCGCCGCGTCCATGTGCGCGTAGAGATCCCGGCGCGCCGTCTCGTTGATGTAGCCGGCGCTCACCGCCACCGCCTTGATCCCGCGGTCCCGGCAGGCGTCCGCGACGTCCATCGCGTACTCCAGGAAGATCGTCGGATCGTTGTACGTGAAGGCGATCGAGCGGCAGCCCAGCTGCTCGGCGGCGCGGGCCAGCGCCTCCGGGCCGGCGGCCGAGGTCAGCGTGTCGATCTCGCGCGACTTGGAGATGTCCCAGTTCTGGCAGAACCGGCAGGCCAGGTTGCAGCCGGCGGTGCCGAACGACAGCACCGGCGTGCCGGGCAGGAAGTGGTTGAGCGGCTTCTTCTCGATCGGGTCGACACAGAACCCGGAGGACCGCCCGTACGAGGCGAGCACGATCTGGTCGTCGACCCGGCCGCGGACGAAGCACAGCCCGCGCTGCCCCTCGTGCAGCTTGCAGGCGCGCGGGCACACGTCGCACTGGATCCGGCCGTCCGGCAGCTGGTGCCAGTAGTCGGTGGCCACCGTGAACGGGTCGTCCAGGCTGAGCCGATCGGCGGCCTCGTCCGATCTGCCGGCACCGGCCGGCGCCGTCCCGGGGCCGCGGCGGCGCGGCGGGTCGAGGTCGACCTCGGTGCTCCCCATCGGTCCCACGCTAGTCCGCTGCCGCCACGCGGACCAGGCATCGCCGGGCAGGACATTTGTACCGGCCGAGTCCGGATCGACGACTCTGCCCGGGATGGGTGTCGCGGGGCGAGGCTGGGCTCGATCGTTTCGGCGGAGGGTGATCGAGATGTGGCGACGAATCGCACCGGCGTGGGTGCTGGTGCTGCTGGCCCCGTTCGTGGGCGAGTTCCTGCTCGGGAACACGACCCTGAGCGCGGCGTACGCCTACCCGGTGGATGCCGCCATGTACGGCGCCGGGGCCGTGCTGGTGCGCGAGGTGACCCGGCGGACCGGCCGCGGCTGGCCGACGATGCTGGCGCTCGCCGCCGCGTACGGGCTGGTCGAGGAGGGGTTCGCGGACATGAGCCTGTTCAACCCCAGGTTCGCCGGCCTGCACCTGCTCGAACCCGGCAACCTGTTCGGGATCGGCTGGACCTGGTGGCTGTTCGTCCTGACGCTGCACGTGGTGTGGAGCATGGGCGCCTCCATCGCCCTCACCGAGGCGCTGTACGCGCGGCGCGGCACCGGGCCGTGGCTCGGCCGGGTCGGCCTGGCGGTGACCGCGGTGGTCTTCGTCGGCGGGGTCGCCGCCGTCCACGGGACGTTCCGCGGCGGTCTCCCGTCCTTCCCGGCGTACGAGCTGTCGGTCGGGCAGGTGGCGCTGACCGCGATCGGGACGGCGCTGTGCATCGTGGTCGCGTTCCTGTTCCCGCGGGTCGACCGGCGCCGGCGCACCGGTACCGGCCGGGTGCCGGCACCGTGGCTGGTGGCGCTGCTCGCGGCGGTGGCCGGGGCGGTGTTCGAGCTGGCGAACCACGGCCTGCCCGGTGGCTGGCCGATCCCGATCGACCTGGTGCTCTACGTCGCCGTCGCGGCGCTGCTCGTCGCCTGGTCCCGGCGGACCGGCTGGACGGCCCGGCACGCGTTCGCGCCGGCGTTCGGCGCCCTGCTGGTGTACTGCGTGGTCGGCTTCGTGGCGCAGCCGAAGCACGGCGTCGATCTGGTCGGGCAGGTCGGGTTCGTGCTGGTGGCGCTCGCGCTGACCGCGCTGGCGGTGCGCAGGACCGCGACCGCCCGGGTACCGGCGGCGGCCCCGGCCACGATCGCGCCCTGACCGGCGGACCACCGGCCGCACCGCGAACCGGTCGCGCAGCGCGGCGGCGAGTTCCGGATCGTGCTGGCTGGCGGCGACCAGGGCAACGAACTGTCGTCCTCGGCACCATGAACCCGGGCCACCAGGAGTACGCCCGGTGGCCCGGGAGCCGCGAGCAGGCGTACGCCCGGTGCCGCCGGGAGCCGCGGCCGGGCGGTACGCCCGGTGTCGTGAACCGCAGGCGGTTGCCGGGCGGTGCGGGTCGGACCCGGACCGCCCGGCGGCGGCTCAGACCCGGACCGAGAACGAGTACAGCCGGGTGATCTGCTCGTCGGACAGGTTGTCGTCCGAGACCATCAACAGCTCCCGCCGGCCGTCCCGCAGGTGGCGGCCGGTGAAGACCATCCCCTCGATGTTGTCCAGCAGCGGGTTCGGCTGCGGCTGCTTGGCCGTCGCACCGTCGCTCGGGCACTGCCCGATGTCGGCGAGCAGCCGCCGGCGCGCCTGCCGGACGGTCGTGTCGGCCAGGCTGCGCACCCCGGTGACGTCCTGCGCACCGGCCAGATCCGCCTCGTACAGCCGGATCGTGTTGCCGTAGCCCTGCTGCCAGCCGCGCTCCAGCACCAGCAGCCGGGTCGGCGAGATCGCCTGCACGTCGGAGATCTGCAGGCCGGCGTCGACGGTGAACGCGTACTGCGCGGCGACCTCGAACCGGCCGTGCCGCCGGTCCCAGCGAAGGAACCGGTTGAGCCCGTTGCCGTCGGCGTCGGTGCCGTCACCGGACAGCGGCGACTCCATCGACGCGATCAGCGACCGGTCGCCGGGCAGCAGGGTCAGCCCCTCGAAGGTGGCGTTCTCCTCGGCCTCGCCGGCCGGCGCGACCCGGAACCGGTCCGGCACCGGCAGGCTGGCCAGCACGTTGCCGTGCCGGTCGTACCGCCGGACGGACGGCTCGACCTCGGAGGTGATCAGCCGGGTGCCGTCCCGGTCCACGGCGATCGCCTCGGAGTCGATCGCGTTCCCGTGCTCGTCCGCCAGCGGCTGGTACCCGACGGGCCGGGTGGCGAGCCCGCTGGTCGGCCGGGTCAGCGTCCAGAGCGCGGACGTGTCGCTGACGGCCAGCAGGTGCGAGCCGTCGTACTGGAGGCCGGACAGCTCGCCGACCTGCGCATCGCCGAACTTCCGCTTGTCCAGCGCGTCGGAGAAGCCGCGCAACGACACGAAGGGCGAGCAGGCACCGGCGTCGTGGCGGCCGGGCCCGGGGTGGGCGGCCGCCGGCACGGCGGCGGCGACGGTACCGAGTGCGGTGACGGAGGCAGCGAGGAGTGCTCGAATTCGCATGGCTCGGATCATGCCGGAAACCTCCGTCCCGCGGTCGACCGGCGGACGAACGCCACAGTCCCGGCAGGTGAGCACGATGCGCCGCGCCCGCGACGGCGGGCTGCGCCGGATCCGGGATGACGGACTGCCACGGGAATGGCCGGGCGCGCCTCGCCGGGACGGCGGCCGGACGGCGGGGTTGCGGCGGGGGCGGGCGGGCACGGCAGACTGGCGCGGTGCAGAAACGCGTGTACACCGGGCATCTCGACCCCGGCGCCGCCGACTACGTGTACCTGCCGGTCGACGTCCCGGCCGGCACCACCCGCCTCGCCGTCCGGTACTCGTACGACCGGCCGCCGCTGGCCGCGGGCACCGTCGGCAACGCCTGCGACGCCGGCATCTTCGACCAGCGCG
This genomic interval carries:
- the amrS gene encoding AmmeMemoRadiSam system radical SAM enzyme; translated protein: MGSTEVDLDPPRRRGPGTAPAGAGRSDEAADRLSLDDPFTVATDYWHQLPDGRIQCDVCPRACKLHEGQRGLCFVRGRVDDQIVLASYGRSSGFCVDPIEKKPLNHFLPGTPVLSFGTAGCNLACRFCQNWDISKSREIDTLTSAAGPEALARAAEQLGCRSIAFTYNDPTIFLEYAMDVADACRDRGIKAVAVSAGYINETARRDLYAHMDAANIDLKAFSERFYRKVTFGKLDNVLDTLDHLRETDVWFEVTTLLIPGQNDSDDEIARQCDWFAEHLGPDVPLHFTAFHPDFKMRDIPRTPPATLRRARRIARERGLHHVYTGNVHDADGQTTYCPSCGEPVIVRDWYVLGDYRLTDDGHCVHCGASIAGVFDGPPGDWGSRRQPVRLVERGGLGPHDRRAAAPSPASGTGGVR
- the amrB gene encoding AmmeMemoRadiSam system protein B — its product is MTVRPPAVAGKFYPSDPDTLRGLVDSLLAGVEVPADEALAPAYVVPHAGYRFSGPTAAQVYARLAAHGERIARVLLIGPAHFVRLTGCAVSTADKWATPLGEIPLDAIGRNTLIEAGAAAANDEPHEPEHSLEVQVPFLQAVLMPGTPILPVVAGPTPADAVADLLAAGIRRSGTVLLCSTDLSHYEPDAQAREQDAATIRAVTERAPDRIGVRDACGVFGLRGLTALAARAGWTPRLLGYATSADTIGPPDRVVGYAAFTFC
- a CDS encoding esterase-like activity of phytase family protein; amino-acid sequence: MRIRALLAASVTALGTVAAAVPAAAHPGPGRHDAGACSPFVSLRGFSDALDKRKFGDAQVGELSGLQYDGSHLLAVSDTSALWTLTRPTSGLATRPVGYQPLADEHGNAIDSEAIAVDRDGTRLITSEVEPSVRRYDRHGNVLASLPVPDRFRVAPAGEAEENATFEGLTLLPGDRSLIASMESPLSGDGTDADGNGLNRFLRWDRRHGRFEVAAQYAFTVDAGLQISDVQAISPTRLLVLERGWQQGYGNTIRLYEADLAGAQDVTGVRSLADTTVRQARRRLLADIGQCPSDGATAKQPQPNPLLDNIEGMVFTGRHLRDGRRELLMVSDDNLSDEQITRLYSFSVRV